From Medicago truncatula cultivar Jemalong A17 chromosome 7, MtrunA17r5.0-ANR, whole genome shotgun sequence, a single genomic window includes:
- the LOC120577118 gene encoding protein MAIN-LIKE 2-like, whose product MIGGRRAMTQSHRRERQSGHIPKRGRGQRGDGSGSSQATQPEESQVVDPSQPVDQTGVEYLNYQDQVQHDVTDGGYDQDHIPQQQDAGDEDDIAAAAAPEVLPTDPPFPGGPANLSLLHSYAGHVALPLWYNSNNVRKTRVLKPINHGAKILTLGRPNGNENWFWDALQQSGLHDLVYLGYSTVPHALLLTLCERWHPETSTFHMPMGEMTVTLDDVACLTHLPIEGRMLDHGKKMPKHEGAAQLMTYLGVSQHEAEKICNQKYGGYISYPRLRDFYTSYLGRANVLAGTEDPEELEELARVRTYCVRCYLLYLVGCLLFGDRSNKRIELIYLTTMADGYAGMRNYSWGGMTLAYLYGELADACRPGHRALGGSVTLLTTWFLAHFPGFFSVDLNTDYLENYPVAARWKLPKGHGEGITYWSLLDRIQLDDVC is encoded by the exons atgattggtggtaggcgcgccatgactcagagccaccgcAGGGAGAGGCAGAGcggccacatcccaaagaggggtagaggtcaGAGGGGAGATGGCTCAGGaagctctcaggctacacagcctgaggagtcacaagttgttgacccgtcacagcctgttgaccagactggggtggagtacctgaactatcaggatcaggtacagCATGATGTGACGGATGGtggatatgaccaggatcatataccacagcagcaggatgcaggagacgaggatgacattgcagcagctgctgcaccggaggtgttacctacggaccctccctttcctggtgGACCGGCTAACTTGTCCTTGCTCCACTCTTATGCCGgtcatgtggcgttgccactctggtataattcaaataat gttcgtaagacccgcgtgcttaaaccgattaatcatggggccaagattctcactctcggacgccctaacgggaatgagaattggttttgggatgcGCTTCAGCAGAGCGGGCTACATGATTTGGTTTACTTGGGGTACTCCaccgtgcctcatgccctgctgctgactttatgcgagaggtggcatccggagaccagcaccttccacatgccgatgggggagatgactgtgacattggatgatgtcgcatgtctcacgcatcttcctattgaggggcggatgttggatcatgggaagaagatgcccaAGCATGAGGGAGCGGCACAGCTGATGACGTATCTGGGTGTGTCCCAGCATGAGGCTGAAAAGATCTGCAACCAGAagtacggtgggtacattagctacccgaggctgagggacttctatacctcgtaccttggtagggccaacGTATTGGCGGGTACGGAGGATCCTGAGGAGCTTGAGGAGCTGGCGAGGGTCAGGACATACTGCGTCCGGTGTTACCTTCTGTACTTGGttggatgcttgttgtttggcgatagaagcaacaagcgcatcgagctgatatatttgacgaccatggcggacggctacgcagggatgcgtaattattcctggggagGTATGACCCTCGCCTACCTATACGGCGAGTTGGCGGATGCATGTAGGCCTGGACACAGAGCGCTTGGggggagcgtgacactgctcact acatggtttttggcgcattttccagGGTTTTTCAGTGTTGATCTCAACACTGACTACCTGGAAAACTATCCGGTtgcagcgaggtggaagctcCCGAAGGGTCATGGGGAGGGGATCACGTATTGGTCACTGCTCGATCGTATACAGTTAGATGATGTATGCTAG
- the LOC11433064 gene encoding replication protein A 14 kDa subunit B — protein sequence MDPLSPAVIVNAELLPFYVGRRVRTVMQVVRSDVLAVIGKSPDEKQLIVKGSPPAPLTSFVEVIGIVNSDKSIKAELWTNFGDEIDMLSYHKLCQLANGEFKHLFL from the exons ATGGATCCATTAAGCCCTGCAGTCATTGTCAATGCAGAACTGTTGCCCTTTTATGTCGGAAGAAGGGTTCGTACAGTGATGCAGGTTGTGCGATCTGACGTTCTAGCTGTCATTGGAAAATCACCAGATGAGAAGCAGTTGATTGTAAAAGGATCACCCCCTGCTCCTCTTACAAGTTTTGTAGAAGTTATTGGTATTGTTAACAGTGACAAGTCCATCAAAGCTGAGTTATGGACCAACTTTGGTGATGAAATTG ATATGCTCAGCTACCATAAGCTATGTCAGCTTGCAAATGGAGAATTTAAACACTTGTTCCTGTGA